ATTAATTAGTTTTAATATTAATCATTTAAATTTAAAAGTTATGTCTGATATTGCATCTAGAGTAAAAGCTATCATCGTTGATAAGTTGGGTGTAGACGAAACTGAAGTAACTCCGGAAGCTAGCTTCACTAACGATCTAGGAGCTGACTCATTGGATACAGTTGAGCTAATCATGGAATTCGAAAAAGAATTTAACATCGCAATTCCGGATGATCAAGCAGAAAACATCGGTACAGTAGGTGACGCTGTTTCCTATATCGAAGAAAACGCTAAGTAATCATTAACCAGAACCTTTTTTATGGAATTTAGAAGAGTAGTGGTAACTGGTCTTGGAACAATTAATCCAATTGGTAATAATATTGCCGAATATTGGGAGAATTTGAAGAACGGAGTCAGTGGTTCAGATATGATCACTCATTTTGATGCTTCTAAGTTCAAGACTCGGTTCGCCTGCGAAGTTAAAAATTTCGATCCAAAAGATCATTTTGATCGTAAAGAAGCACGCAAACTTGATTTGTATGCTCAGTATGCTTTAGTCGCTGTTAAAGAAGCTATGGCAGATTCAAATCTTGATCTTGAGGCAGAAGATTTAACAAAAGCCGGAGTAATCTGGGGTTCTGGTATCGGTGGTATTAAGACTTTCTTAGATGAAGTTACAGGATATGCAAACGGGGATGGAACTCCTCGTTTCTCTCCATTCTTCATCCCTAAGATGATTTCTGATATTGCTGCCGGCCATATTTCGATGAAATATGGATTCCAAGGACCAAACTACGGTACAGTTTCTGCATGCGCTTCCTCTTCTCACGCTATGATTGACGCCTTAAACTACATACGTTTAGGAAAAGCAGACCTCTTTATTACTGGAGGTTCTGAAGCGGCAATTAATGAGGCAGGATTAGGTGGATTTAGTTCAATGCAGGCAATATCTTCAAACAATGATGAGTGTAAAACTGCATCTCGTCCTTTCTGCAAAACTCGCGACGGTTTCGTTATGGGTGAAGGCGGTGGATGTTTGATTCTAGAAGAATACGAACATGCAAAAGCACGAGGAGCAAAAATTTATGCTGAACTTGTTGGTGGAGGAATGTCTGGTGATGCTTACCACATAACAGCAACTCATCCTGAAGGTAGAGGAGCTATTAACGCCATGAAAATGGCATTAAGCGATGCGAACTTATCTCCTGAGGAAATCGATTATGTAAACGTTCATGGTACTTCAACTCCTGTTGGAGATATTCCAGAAACAAAAGCATTAAAAACGGTTTTCGGAGAACATGCATACGAAATGAACATTAGTTCGACCAAATCAATGACTGGACACTTATTAGGTGCAGCTGGTTCTGTTGAAGCAATTGCTTGTATTCTTGCAATAAACAACAAATTAGTTCCTCCTACTATTAATCATAGAGAGAAAGATCCAGAAATTGATGAGAAACTAAATCTCACACTTCACAAAGCTCAAGAGCGCGAAATCAGAGCTGCTTTGAGTAATACTTTTGGTTTTGGCGGACACAATGCTTCCGTAATTTTCAAATCATTCACCGAATAATTTGTGATTAAGTCTATTTATCAATCCATAAAACTTTTTTTCTTTCCTGAAAGGGAGTTTTATGGATTGTTATATGATTTTTTAGGGTTTTACCCCAATAAACCCGATTTGTATGAACTAGCTTTCATACACAAATCTGCTACCATACAAAAAGATGGTTATGGCATGAATAACGAACGCTTGGAATATCTTGGCGACGCTATTTTAGGTGCTATTATTGCAGATATCCTTTATAAATTTTTCCCAAATAAAGATGAAGGATTTCTTACCCAGATAAGATCTAAAATTGTAAGTAGAGAATCTCTTAATAAGCTAGCCATAAAAATTGGTCTGGACAAACAGGTAATCTCAAATGTGAATATGAATAATAATAAACACATTTATGGTGATGCTTTTGAAGCTTTAATTGGAGCAATTTATTTAGATCAGGGATACCAAAACACCCGAATTTTTATTGAAGATCGTATTTTCAAAAAATACATCAACATAGAAGAAGTAGTTACTATTGAAACCAATTTTAAAAGTAAACTAATTGAATGGGCACAAAAAAACAAAAAAGATGTTTTTTTCGACACCCAGGAAGATGGCTTAGATAAAATATTGCGTTTACCTGTATTTATTTCGGAAGTAGAAGTAGAAGATGTAAAAATGGGTAAAGGAATTGGCACCTCTAAAAAAGAGGCTCAGCAAAAAGCCGCCTGCGAAGCTTTAAAAAGAATCAATCAGAAAGAGCTGGCATCCTAATCTTTCAATAAGCTCATATAAATTCTGTTTTAAATGTTCTCCTCAAAGAACATATATCTGCATGCTCATATATTAACAAAACAGGAAGCATAAAAAAAGGACGGTAACCACAACCGCCCTTTCATCTAACTATTAACCAAAATTTTTAATCAAGGAGATTGTTCCTTATAGATTCATTCTCCAAGGACAAATATAGTATCAAATTATAAATTTCAAAGCCGTTTTAAGTGAAAATTTACTCAAAAAATCCATTTTTAGCTTAATTATATCGAATCCGAATTTAAAAAAGCATTTTATTACAAATCATTTAGTATCTAATTACTAGAAACAAAATCACTCTTTTGTTAAAGATTGTTAAGTAATAATTGTCGGTACATGATTTTTTTATCTTTGTAAATATGAATCAAAAGTATATTTGGCTTGTTACAATAGTTTTGTGCCTTTCTCTATTTGGACTAATATTGGTACAAATAAATTATTTTCAATCGGCCTCTAAAATAAAAGAAGAGCAATTTGCCCTTACCGTTAGTAAAGCATTAGATCAGGTCGTTTCTAAACTAGAACACGACGAAGAAACTCAAATCATTCTTAAGGGAGATATTGAATCCTACTCAAATGCAGCTGGTCAGCAAACTATTATCTCAGAAAGATCTGAACTGATCTTTAATATTCCTATGGATACCAAACACGATAAAGCTACAGTAAGTATCTCCTCGGAAAATAAAAAAATAAATATCGCTTCGGGATACCTTAATAAGGGTGGACTATCGGGTGTAAATAAAAAACTTCACGAGAAATATGAAAAAAGCTTATCGGGTAGCAATTACAGATCGAGCCTTTTACCTGGCAAACTAAAACAGGAAAATTTAAAGATAACCGAACGAATTGATATGAAATTACTCCCTAAGCTAATAAAAGAAAAGCTAAAGGATAATGGCATAAAATTGAAGTTTGAATACGCTGTTAAATCCAACACTTCAAAAGTTGAACAGCGATCTCGAAATTACTACCAAAATCCATCGATAGAAAAGTTTAGCAAGCAACTTTTCCCTAACGATTTATTTTTCAGTGCAAATCTGCTTTATATTTATTTTCCAGGGCAAAAGAAATACATGGTACAATCTTACTCCATGCTTTTTCCTTCCTTTATTTTAACTCTGGTTTTAATTCTTTGCAGCGCATTCACAATTTTTATCATTTTTCGTCAGAAAAAATTATCAAAAATTAAGAATGATTTTATCAATAACATGACCCATGAGTTTAAAACTCCGATCTCAACTATTTCGCTGGCATCGCAAATGTTAAAGGATAATACAGTAACAACAACTGCATCAACCATCGATCATATTGCAAAAATTATTAACGATGAAAGCAAAAGATTAACTTATCAGGTTGAGAAAGTATTACAAATGGCTGTTTTTAATGAAGACCGAATGAGATTAAAATTAAAACCAATTAATGTTCATAAAATAATTCAGAATTTATTACCTAACTTTACAATTAGAGTAGAAGACAAAAATGGTAATATGTACAACAATCTCGACGCCAACGATGATTTAATAATGGCCGATGAAGTACATATTAGCAATGTAATTTCCAATTTACTTGATAACGCAATAAAATACAGCAAAGATAATCCTGAAATAAGCATTAGTACCCGTAACAAAAACAAAGGAATTGTTGTTTCTATTACCGATAATGGAATTGGTATTCCTAAAGAAGATCAAAAAATGGTTTTTGAAAGATTTTTTAGAGTACACACAGGTAATGTGCATAATGTTAAAGGATTTGGACTGGGATTATCTTACGTTAAAAAAGTAGTAGATGCCCATCATGGAGAAGTACAGGTTGACAGTATTCTCGATAAGGGATCGAAATTTGAAGTATATCT
This genomic interval from uncultured Marinifilum sp. contains the following:
- a CDS encoding acyl carrier protein, producing MSDIASRVKAIIVDKLGVDETEVTPEASFTNDLGADSLDTVELIMEFEKEFNIAIPDDQAENIGTVGDAVSYIEENAK
- the fabF gene encoding beta-ketoacyl-ACP synthase II; protein product: MEFRRVVVTGLGTINPIGNNIAEYWENLKNGVSGSDMITHFDASKFKTRFACEVKNFDPKDHFDRKEARKLDLYAQYALVAVKEAMADSNLDLEAEDLTKAGVIWGSGIGGIKTFLDEVTGYANGDGTPRFSPFFIPKMISDIAAGHISMKYGFQGPNYGTVSACASSSHAMIDALNYIRLGKADLFITGGSEAAINEAGLGGFSSMQAISSNNDECKTASRPFCKTRDGFVMGEGGGCLILEEYEHAKARGAKIYAELVGGGMSGDAYHITATHPEGRGAINAMKMALSDANLSPEEIDYVNVHGTSTPVGDIPETKALKTVFGEHAYEMNISSTKSMTGHLLGAAGSVEAIACILAINNKLVPPTINHREKDPEIDEKLNLTLHKAQEREIRAALSNTFGFGGHNASVIFKSFTE
- the rnc gene encoding ribonuclease III, yielding MIKSIYQSIKLFFFPEREFYGLLYDFLGFYPNKPDLYELAFIHKSATIQKDGYGMNNERLEYLGDAILGAIIADILYKFFPNKDEGFLTQIRSKIVSRESLNKLAIKIGLDKQVISNVNMNNNKHIYGDAFEALIGAIYLDQGYQNTRIFIEDRIFKKYINIEEVVTIETNFKSKLIEWAQKNKKDVFFDTQEDGLDKILRLPVFISEVEVEDVKMGKGIGTSKKEAQQKAACEALKRINQKELAS
- a CDS encoding HAMP domain-containing sensor histidine kinase codes for the protein MNQKYIWLVTIVLCLSLFGLILVQINYFQSASKIKEEQFALTVSKALDQVVSKLEHDEETQIILKGDIESYSNAAGQQTIISERSELIFNIPMDTKHDKATVSISSENKKINIASGYLNKGGLSGVNKKLHEKYEKSLSGSNYRSSLLPGKLKQENLKITERIDMKLLPKLIKEKLKDNGIKLKFEYAVKSNTSKVEQRSRNYYQNPSIEKFSKQLFPNDLFFSANLLYIYFPGQKKYMVQSYSMLFPSFILTLVLILCSAFTIFIIFRQKKLSKIKNDFINNMTHEFKTPISTISLASQMLKDNTVTTTASTIDHIAKIINDESKRLTYQVEKVLQMAVFNEDRMRLKLKPINVHKIIQNLLPNFTIRVEDKNGNMYNNLDANDDLIMADEVHISNVISNLLDNAIKYSKDNPEISISTRNKNKGIVVSITDNGIGIPKEDQKMVFERFFRVHTGNVHNVKGFGLGLSYVKKVVDAHHGEVQVDSILDKGSKFEVYLPLKK